GCCGCCGCGAGAATCGAGGCCCGCCTCCCGGGCGACCACGACAGCCCGCGCGCGGTCGCTCAGCCCAAGCTTGGCGAACACGTGCCGCACGTGGGTCTTGACGGTCGCCATGCTGATGAACAGCTCGCCGGCGATCTCGGCATTGGACCATCCGGCACCGATCAGTGCGAGGATCTCCCGCTCGCGCTCGCTGAGGTCCGCGAACCCCGGTGGCTGCCGGGTCGGCACGGGCGGACGGTTCGAGAAGTGGCTCATCAGCCGAGCCGTGACCGTCGGCGAGAGCACGGGTTCGCCCGCCGCAGCGTGCCGCACCGCGTCGAGCAGTCCCTCGGCCGTGACGTCCTTGAGCAGGAAGCCGACGGCACCGGCGCGCAAGGCGTCCACGACGTGCTGGTCCAGGTCGAACGTGGTCAGCACGATGACTCGGGTGGACGCCGCCGCGGACACGATGCGGCGGGTGGCCTCGACTCCGTCCATGACGGGCATGCGGACGTCCATCAGCACCACATCGGGCCCCAGCAGCGCCACCGCTTCCACCGCGGCGGCGCCGTCCGCCGCCTCGCCGACCACCTCGACGCCACCGAGCTCCAGGATCATCCGCAGGCCGTGCCGGACCAGGTCCTGGTCGTCGACGACGAGCACCGACGTCATGGCGTGGCCCGCGCGATGAGCGGGATGCGGACGCGGACCTCGAAGCGGCCGTTGACGCAGGTCGCGTCGTAGCTGCCGCCGAGCAGCTCCGCGCGATGCCGGATCCCGGTCAGGCCGCGACCGGGTACCGGGGGGACACTGGCAGCGACGTCGTTCGTCGAGCGGACCTCGACCATGTCCGGCGTCCAGTCCACGTTCAGGCAGACAATCGCGCCGAGGGCGTGTCTGCCGGCGTTCGTGAGGCACTCTCGGACGATGCGGTGCACCGCGAGCGCGACGGGGGTCTGCTCGGGCGGGGTATCTCCGGTGACGGCCAACGAGTTCGCGATCCCGACGGATCGGGCCCGAGCCGCCAGCGTGAGGAGATCCTCCTCGCCCGCCCGCTGGGCGTCCTGCTGGGGTGACAGGACATCCAGCACGCCGCGGATCTCGCCGAGCGTCCGATGGGCCGTGCTGCGGATGGCCTCGACCGGCTCCACAGCACGCTCGGGCGTCACCCTCAAGGCAGCGGCCGCAGCCTCGGCCTGGATGGCGATCAGCGTGACCTCGTGGCCGACCACG
This DNA window, taken from Angustibacter luteus, encodes the following:
- a CDS encoding response regulator transcription factor, whose translation is MTSVLVVDDQDLVRHGLRMILELGGVEVVGEAADGAAAVEAVALLGPDVVLMDVRMPVMDGVEATRRIVSAAASTRVIVLTTFDLDQHVVDALRAGAVGFLLKDVTAEGLLDAVRHAAAGEPVLSPTVTARLMSHFSNRPPVPTRQPPGFADLSEREREILALIGAGWSNAEIAGELFISMATVKTHVRHVFAKLGLSDRARAVVVAREAGLDSRGGTSP
- a CDS encoding sensor histidine kinase, yielding MSLVARLRSTRLDVLLTGILMLAGIVQQAFFPIAGPVPAVLYVVGSTLPLAWRHTYPVESALASSAFWLIPLDGYPVLGFVVVLLQFFSLGSLGAPRLAVVLVTVWAALASVAGTLLGPEQAVASVGAVLVVVAPVLAGRLVRHQRAQNLALASLAEQLRAERLRAEEAAVGSERARIAQELHDVVGHEVTLIAIQAEAAAAALRVTPERAVEPVEAIRSTAHRTLGEIRGVLDVLSPQQDAQRAGEEDLLTLAARARSVGIANSLAVTGDTPPEQTPVALAVHRIVRECLTNAGRHALGAIVCLNVDWTPDMVEVRSTNDVAASVPPVPGRGLTGIRHRAELLGGSYDATCVNGRFEVRVRIPLIARATP